GGTCTTGCAGGAACGGCGGTTCCGGCCGGTGGGGGGCAAAAAAGACACGGCCAGTGATTTCAGGCTGATCGCCGCGACCAATCGCAACATCGACGGGATGGTCAAGGACGGAACATTCAGGGAGGATGTCCTTTTTCGCCTCCAAACCCTGGCCATACAGGTCCCGGCCTTGAGAGACCGCTCAGGAGACATCCGGGACATCGCCTCATTTTACCTTGCGAGGCTGTCCGGCAAATACGGGCCAGGTCAAAAGGGCTACTCACCCGAGTTTCTGGAGGCGATTACGCAATACCGCTGGCCTGGAAATGTCCGCGAATTGATTCACGCCATTGAAAGCGCCCTTTCATCATCCTATGATGACCCGACCCTTTTTCCGATTCACCTCCCAACCTACATCCGGTCCAGGCTGGCCAGGGCGTCCGTCGGCGGGGACCGCCGGACGTCGCACGAGCACGATAAGGACGGGGCCACGGGTGGGCCCTTGCCTCAATTGAAAGCATTCATAGAATCGGCCGAAAAGGACTATTTTGAGCGCCTGATCGCGATTACAGGCGGGGATATACAGGAGATCTGCCGCATCTCCGGAATCACCCGCTCCAATGTGTACGCCCGGTTCAAAAAATATAACCTCTCCAAAACCCCTTCATGATTTTGTCAAGTGTTCGCGTGGTCAGTGGCTTAAGGTTGACGCGGATACCCGGAACTAATCCCCCCAGACGGGACTCACACAAAGCCACGGAGCCACAAAGGGGTTTTATTTTACGACCTTAAAATGTTTTGTTGCGTAACTCTAAAGCTCTCATCATAATCACACCCTCACATTTATACTGATTTCAGGACAAGGCATTTCCTGAAATCAGGACGGACCCTGAAGTCATCCGCCATCCCAGCCCTTCAAATATCTTTACGTTTCTTATCTAAGCAATTGTAATCATTTTGAATATCTATTCTATTTCATTCCTGTGACAGCCTGGCATGTAACTTGTATTGGGTCGTGGGGGTGGATAAAACCGTTGATCAACCTTCAGAATATTGGCCCATTGCAAAGGAATTTTTTTAACGATGTCCGTCTTGCTGTTTTCATCTGGAATGCGGAAAGAGGAGCACCAGGTCAGACAAATCCTGCGGAAACTGGATCAGGATGTGGAGGTTTACAGGTCCGTCCACAGACTGTCCCGCAGATTTGAGCAGCCAAGGGGCAATATCTGTCTGATGATTTTTGTCGTAGGCAGCCAGGATATCCTGAACCACCTGTTATTGATGAGAGGCGAGATATACAATTTGCCCGTTGCCCTGATACTTCCTGATGCGGGCAGGGAGACCATGTTAAAGGGCCACAAATTCTATCCCCGCTTCATCACCTTTACGGGCGGCGACTATTCCGATTTGTCGCTGGCCCTTCAAAATATGCTCCGTCGCGAACGTATCAATCTTAATCAGGGAACAGGGGAGGTGGTGAAGATGGATGTGGTCTAGTGATTGAGGGGTTCCGGGATTGAGGAATTCTGGGATTCAGGGATTGAGGGATTGAGGGATTTAGATAGGGGTGGGGATCCGGCGACACGTCGACACCCGGGAGTCTCTCGTATTTTTGGGAAATTATCAAGAAAGGATGTGAAACAGAAATGTCGGAATTGGCGGAAAAGATGGACCAGGCCGTAAAGGCCATGGCGCACCAGGAGGGCAAGTATCTCACCTTTACCCTGGCCGAAGAGGAGTACGGCATCGGGATTCTGAAGATCAAGGAGATTATCGGGATGATGACGATCACATCCGTGCCCCGGACCCCCGATTTTGTGAAAGGGGTCATTAACCTTCGGGGCCAGGTGATCCCGGTGGTGGATTTGAGACGCAGGTTCGGGATGGACGAGATCGATTACACGGAACGGACCTGCATCATTGTGGTGGAGATTCAAGGCGAGACCGGGACGGTCATGATCGGCATTGTGGTGGATTCGGTGTCCGAGGTCCTGAACATCAAAGGGGAAGACATTGAGGCCACTCCCACCTTTGGTGCGAGGCTCAATACGGATTATATCCTCGGCATGGCAAAAGTGGGAGGGGGCGTCAAGATCCTGCTCGATATCGACCGGGTCCTCAGCGATCAGGAGATAGATCTGCTGGAGCAGGCGGCATAATGGGATATGATCTTTACCGGTTATACCCGTTGATGATTCACCCAAAAAAAACAACACAAATAGAGAAAGGATAAAGATTATGGTCAAAAATATGAGGGTAGGAAAGAAGATTGTTCTTGGATTTTCAGCGGTCCTCCTGTTGCTGGTTATTGTGGGGGTCGCTGCATACAACGGACTGATAACCGCTTCGGACGGCTTCACGGAGTACCGTGAAATGGCAAGGGATACTAATCTCGCCAGTCTTCTTGAATCAGACATGCTCATGGTTCGGATGAATGTAAAGGACTTTATTATCAGAGGAAATGACCAGGATCTCCACGAATACCAGGAGCATCTAAAAGATATGCATAACCATTTAGAGGCGGCGAAGAAGAATATAGAAGATCCCGAACGCGCCAAGAAGATTGCCTTTGTTGATAAGGAAGTGGAGGAGTACCAGGGGGCATTTGAGAAGGTCGTCGAGTATAAAAAGCAACGAAATCATCTGTTCCAAGATATTTTGAGTGTTGACGGGCCAAAGATGGAAAAAGATCTGTCCGCTATCATGTTATCGGCGGAAAGGGATCAGGATGTAGAAGCGGGCTTTCATGCGGGGCTTGCCCTGAGGAGTCTATTGTTGGCCCGTCTGTACGTGCTGAATTTTATGGAATCGAATGTCCAGAAGGACGTCGACAGAGTGGACGCGGAATTTGCTCAACTTGACGCAGAATTGGAGAAACTGGACAGGCATCTGGAAAACGCAGAGCGGAGAGAATTGCTCAGCAAGGTCGACGGAGCGGATCAGGAATATCAAGATGCCTTTAAGGAGCTTGTCAACATCATATTTGAGCGGAATGAGGTCATTTCCGGGACATTGGACAGAATCGGACCGGAGATCGCAGAGGCGGTTGAGGAGGTCAAGTTGGACATCAAATCCGCACAAGACGAGCTGGGGCCGAAGATGGTGGCATCCAACCAACGGGCAGAGCTAATTGTAGGGGTGGTTGGGGGCATTGCCCTGCTACTCGGCGCCTTTCTGGCGCTTATCATCACCCGGGGGATCACCAAACCCCTGAACCGTGTGATCGAAGGTCTGAGCGAGGGTTCGGACCAGGTGTCTTCCGCGTCTCAGCAGGTCTCGGCCGGGAGCCAGTCTCTGGCAGAGGGTGCGGCCGAGCAGGCGGCGTCCATCGAAGAGACCTCTTCGTCTCTGGAAGAGATGTCGTCCATGACCAAGAAGAATGCGGATAACGCCAATGAGGCCAGGTCCAGAATGGGAGAGGCCGGAAAGATCGTGGAGAAGGTGGACCGCCATATGGCCGACATGCTGAGCGCCATCCAGGAGATCACCAAGTCCAGTGAAGAGACCGGAAAGATCATTAAGACCATTGATGAAATCGCCTTTCAGACCAATCTTCTGGCCTTGAATGCCGCGGTGGAAGCCGCCCGGGCAGGAGAGGCGGGAGCGGGCTTTGCCGTGGTGGCGGACGAGGTCCGGAACCTTGCCTTGAGGGCCGCGGACGCGGCCAAGAACACGGCCGATCTGATCGAGAATACCATCAAGGCCGTCAAAAACGGAAATGAACTCACGCAAACCACCCAGGAGGCCTTTAAAGAGAACATGGAAATCGCCCGAAAGGTGGGAGGTCTTGTGGATGAGATTTCTGCGGCATCAAACGAGCAGGCCCAGGGGATCGAGGAGATCAACAAGGCCGTGGCGGAGATGGACAAGGTGGTGCAGCAGGTGGCTGCCAATGCCGAGGAGTCTGCCAGCGCCTCTGAAGAGATGAGCGCCCAGGCCGAACAGATGCAGTCCTTTGTGGGCGAACTGGTCAACATGGTTGGAGGGAACGCATCAGGTGGAGATCCCCGGTCTTCAAAACCCCACACAACCCAGCCCACACAGAAAACAGGCAAAGCAAACCTGAAGGCACTTGTCGGTCCGATGGGGAAGGCAAAGACGAATCCGAAAGAGATCATCCCCATGGATGGTGACGATTTCGATGATTTTTAGACCCAAATAGCGAGGTTAACCGACAAAAGGGGAAAGGAGAGGCGAGTGCAACTATGGCGATATAACGCCTCTTGATTTTCCAGACTCAGACGATTAACCGATATTCAATTTTTAAAGAATAGCCCCATCTCTTTAGGTGGGGTTTTTCATTTCATTTTTGTCTGTATTTTGATATTTAATTCACGGGTGTAAGGGCCCTCTTGGTTTAGTCCCTTATTCCCAATACCCCTTTAACAAATTAACAAAAAAAACAAGAAAATCTGTTTGTATCCCGGTGCGTCGTATAGGGTCACACGGCGTCACAAAGAACACAGAGAAAAGGGCATGCTCCCGTTTCTCTACAAAAAAATCCTTTGTGTGCTTTGTGTGTCTTTGTTCGGGATATCTTGATTGCGGGTAACTGAATCCAATGAATTCCTCAAGCATCATCGGCCTGGTCAACAATGGAGCGCTTCTGCTGGCCCTGGCCTTGATATACGACATGTTGGGAATGCGGCCTCGCGGCGGGAAGCCGGAGCCCCGGCAGTTGGTTACCGGCATGATTATCGGCCTCATGGGCATCGCGGTCATGATGAACCCGTGGCAGTTTGCACCAGGGATTGTATTCGATACGCGCTCGGTCCTGCTCAGCATGTCGGGGCTTTTCTTCGGGACGGTGCCGACACTGTTGGCTGCGCTCATGACGGCCGGTTTCCGCCTCTCCCTGGGCGGGGCAGGGGCATGGCCGGCAGTCGCCGCAATTGCGGCTGCGGCAGGCATCGGCCTGGCATGGCGACATCTGCGGCGCAACAAAGACCGCGAACCCTCCATAGGCGAATTGTTTCTCCTGGGCGTTGCGACCCATGTGGCCATGCTCCTGTGCATGCTCCTTCTGCTGCCCTGGCCCGTGGGCCTGGGGGTGGTCCGCAAAATCGGTCTGCCGGTCATGCTGATATATCCCCTGAGCACTGTGCTCCTGGGGCGGCTAATGTCAATCCGGGGGGAGCGTCGACGGATGGAGGCGGCGCTTCAAAAAAGCGAGAAGCGTCATCGGACCATCCTCCATACCGCCATGAACGGGTTTCTCATGACGGACACGGAAGGCCGCATCCTGGAGGTCAACCACGCCTATTGCCGCCTGACCGGGTACAGCGAAGCGGAACTCCTGACCATGCATATCCATGATCTGGATGCCTTCGAGGAGGCGGACGACAGTGCCCGGCGCATGCAAAGGATAGCGGAACAGGGCCAGGACCGGTTCATGTCCCGGCACCGGCGCAAGGACGGGAGCATATTTGATGTGGAGGTGAGCGCCCAGTACAGCGCTGAGGAAGGCGGGCACTTCGTCGCATTTGTTGAGGACATCAGCGAGCGGATCGTCAGGGAACAGCGGCTCAAGGAGAGCGAGGAACGGTTCCGCATGATTGCAGAAAACAGTGGATCCATGATCGGCGTAATGGACGCACTGGGAAACTATGAATACGTGAATCCGGCTCATCGAATACTGGGATATGAACCTGAAGAACTGGTAGGCACTTCCGCCTTCGCCCTGGTCCATCCCGGGGATGTAGAGCGGCTGGCCGGGATCCTTCATCAGAAAGGGCCCAACCGCGAACTCTCCAGAACCACCGCAGAGTACCGCGCCATAGGCAAGGACGGCAGCACGTTTATTCATGAAGGGAACTTTGATTCAATTCGAAACAGCAAGGGGGAGCTGAGAAAGATCGTATTTGTATGCGATGACATTACCGAGCGAAAACGCGTGCAGGATGAACTGGTCCACGAGCGGAAAATGCTGGCCATGGTCATCGAGGGGACCCGTGCGGGGACATGGGAGTGGTACGTTCAGACAGGGGAGACGGTGTTCAATGATCGCTGGGCTGAAATGCTGGGGTACACCCTGAAAGAACTTCAGCCCATCAGCATCCGAACCTGGATGGATTTATGCCACCCGGAAGACCTTGAACGGTCCGATCGGTTGCTGAAGGAACATTTCTCGGGTAAGCTTCCTTATTACGAGTGCGAATTCCGGATGCGGCACAAGGACGGTCGTTGGGTGTGGATAGAGGACAGGGGCAAGGTGGTCAAATGGTCTGAGCAGGGGGCGCCTCTCTTGATGACCGGGACCCACTTGGATGTGAGGGGGCGCAAGGAGGCAGAGGCGGAGCGACTCGTCCTGGAACGTCGGCTTCAACAGGTGGAGAAGGCCGAAAGCCTTTCGCGCATGGCCGGGGCCGTGGCCC
The sequence above is a segment of the Deltaproteobacteria bacterium genome. Coding sequences within it:
- a CDS encoding chemotaxis protein CheW: MSELAEKMDQAVKAMAHQEGKYLTFTLAEEEYGIGILKIKEIIGMMTITSVPRTPDFVKGVINLRGQVIPVVDLRRRFGMDEIDYTERTCIIVVEIQGETGTVMIGIVVDSVSEVLNIKGEDIEATPTFGARLNTDYILGMAKVGGGVKILLDIDRVLSDQEIDLLEQAA
- a CDS encoding MCP four helix bundle domain-containing protein, whose product is MVKNMRVGKKIVLGFSAVLLLLVIVGVAAYNGLITASDGFTEYREMARDTNLASLLESDMLMVRMNVKDFIIRGNDQDLHEYQEHLKDMHNHLEAAKKNIEDPERAKKIAFVDKEVEEYQGAFEKVVEYKKQRNHLFQDILSVDGPKMEKDLSAIMLSAERDQDVEAGFHAGLALRSLLLARLYVLNFMESNVQKDVDRVDAEFAQLDAELEKLDRHLENAERRELLSKVDGADQEYQDAFKELVNIIFERNEVISGTLDRIGPEIAEAVEEVKLDIKSAQDELGPKMVASNQRAELIVGVVGGIALLLGAFLALIITRGITKPLNRVIEGLSEGSDQVSSASQQVSAGSQSLAEGAAEQAASIEETSSSLEEMSSMTKKNADNANEARSRMGEAGKIVEKVDRHMADMLSAIQEITKSSEETGKIIKTIDEIAFQTNLLALNAAVEAARAGEAGAGFAVVADEVRNLALRAADAAKNTADLIENTIKAVKNGNELTQTTQEAFKENMEIARKVGGLVDEISAASNEQAQGIEEINKAVAEMDKVVQQVAANAEESASASEEMSAQAEQMQSFVGELVNMVGGNASGGDPRSSKPHTTQPTQKTGKANLKALVGPMGKAKTNPKEIIPMDGDDFDDF
- a CDS encoding PAS domain S-box protein, giving the protein MNSSSIIGLVNNGALLLALALIYDMLGMRPRGGKPEPRQLVTGMIIGLMGIAVMMNPWQFAPGIVFDTRSVLLSMSGLFFGTVPTLLAALMTAGFRLSLGGAGAWPAVAAIAAAAGIGLAWRHLRRNKDREPSIGELFLLGVATHVAMLLCMLLLLPWPVGLGVVRKIGLPVMLIYPLSTVLLGRLMSIRGERRRMEAALQKSEKRHRTILHTAMNGFLMTDTEGRILEVNHAYCRLTGYSEAELLTMHIHDLDAFEEADDSARRMQRIAEQGQDRFMSRHRRKDGSIFDVEVSAQYSAEEGGHFVAFVEDISERIVREQRLKESEERFRMIAENSGSMIGVMDALGNYEYVNPAHRILGYEPEELVGTSAFALVHPGDVERLAGILHQKGPNRELSRTTAEYRAIGKDGSTFIHEGNFDSIRNSKGELRKIVFVCDDITERKRVQDELVHERKMLAMVIEGTRAGTWEWYVQTGETVFNDRWAEMLGYTLKELQPISIRTWMDLCHPEDLERSDRLLKEHFSGKLPYYECEFRMRHKDGRWVWIEDRGKVVKWSEQGAPLLMTGTHLDVRGRKEAEAERLVLERRLQQVEKAESLSRMAGAVAHHFNNLLGAVMGNLELARMDLTEGEGVAKRLTEAHKATRRAADMSRLMLTFLGQTPSSPILIDLSKTCLDRLAELRGEIPDRVAVETDLPMPGLVVKADSGQIGQVLAILVTNAWEAMGDAGVRIRVSLSTANRRDIRGDHRFPVNWQPSTDVYACLTVSDSGSGISPAIIDRIFDPFFTEKFTGRGLGLAVALGIVKSFKGCIAVESHVGTRRTGNPDLGTRDGANAEQIGLGVTSHPGGGYGGSVFRIFLPMSSERLPETVLEKPVTEQEMAVGGVILLVEDQKMVRDAAEAMLEHFGFEVLTAGDGIEAVNIFRDRQADIRLVLTDLSMPRMNGWETLKALRKIRPDIPVILASGYDEARAMCGDHADNPQVFLSKPYQMASLKAAVNKALGEN